ttaaaataaatgaaaatattgtcaCCTTTTGGATGTTACGCACCTCTAAAACCtcctttttttgactttctgACATGTTATATGAGAAAGAAGAGCTCTaaactgtgtgcgtgtgtgttgtgttgtgttcaggACAACCTGGAGAAGCAGACGCAGCACGCTCAGACTCTGACTGAGAAGCTGTGGCTGGCGGAGAGACAGCTGGAGGAACTGGAGGTCCACAAAGACACCAGAGACAAGAAGACCTCCGAATTGAGCAACACCATCATCAGACTGGAGACAGAGGTACTGAGACAGAGATGctttgtttaatatttacaGCAAACTTTCCTAAGAAGTTACTAATATATACGAAATTCAGTCATCGCTGGTAAAccacagatgtgtgtgtatgcctgtaaatgtttgttggtgtgtgtctgcagctgaatGAGGCCATACAGGTGTCCACACAGTCGACAGCAGAGCTGAGCCTGCAGCTGAAGCTGCGTGAGGACAGCCAGCAGAGGGTGGACGAGCTGGAGGAGACGCTGCTGGAGAAGGAGCAGGAGCTGCAGAAACTTCAGCTCCTCGTCAACAGATTGCAGGGAGAGGTGTGCTAACTGTTGTCATTTCACTTTTACATTTGCCTGTCACAtgttctggcttttttttttctgatgcatgAATGAACAAAAGGTAAGCCGATGCTTTTTGATTAGAGCTGAGAAGACCTTTATGAACGCAGCCTTAGGATCTGAGTCTTTTTGCATGCACGCAGGTCTCTGGTAAGCTGATTGATAAAGAGCAGACGCTGGAGGAGGAGATCCAGCTGCGGGAGAGGATACAGCTGCAGT
This region of Plectropomus leopardus isolate mb unplaced genomic scaffold, YSFRI_Pleo_2.0 unplaced_scaffold12217, whole genome shotgun sequence genomic DNA includes:
- the LOC121963711 gene encoding polyamine-modulated factor 1-binding protein 1-like, with translation MRSLLVNNEDLLRTNTQLNNEMKRMREQMIEMERENQAMGERCREMEIEVKQARDMMVEANSQEYAFNFLQQSLKNKIQDAEDNLEKQTQHAQTLTEKLWLAERQLEELEVHKDTRDKKTSELSNTIIRLETELNEAIQVSTQSTAELSLQLKLREDSQQRVDELEETLLEKEQELQKLQLLVNRLQGEVSGKLIDKEQTLEEEIQLRERIQLQCKQAERTVDDLRMELHSTNQAKEDLAKQVKQTQ